A window from Nitrosopumilus adriaticus encodes these proteins:
- a CDS encoding Lrp/AsnC family transcriptional regulator: MTLDETDERILKNLMMDARQSARQLALKLGMSTVTVLSRIKKLEKEKIIKGYTAIIDHEKIGYSLTAIIEVIAKNDKIVGVEEEISKFENVCGVYDITGSTDTIVVAKFKERNELSKFVKGLASITNVENTITHVVLNTAKEDFRLT; the protein is encoded by the coding sequence ATGACTCTAGATGAGACAGATGAGAGAATTCTCAAAAATCTAATGATGGATGCCAGGCAATCAGCTAGACAGCTGGCACTAAAACTTGGAATGTCAACTGTTACGGTATTATCAAGAATAAAGAAATTGGAAAAAGAGAAGATTATCAAAGGATATACTGCAATTATTGATCATGAAAAAATAGGGTATTCATTAACTGCAATTATTGAGGTAATTGCAAAAAATGACAAAATTGTGGGGGTTGAAGAAGAAATATCAAAATTTGAAAATGTGTGTGGAGTCTATGACATTACAGGATCAACTGATACAATAGTAGTGGCAAAATTCAAAGAGAGAAACGAATTAAGCAAGTTTGTAAAGGGTCTCGCATCAATTACAAATGTGGAGAATACAATCACACATGTAGTTCTGAATACTGCTAAAGAAGATTTTCGATTGACTTAG
- a CDS encoding tetratricopeptide repeat protein encodes MLQQAFDFADEENFDDALKLYNLALKKDPDNINALVDKGVTLQNMGRLKQAIRTYDKALLISPNFIDALLNKGAALHSDQKYSDAIKCYDAALKIDKKCAMALAYKGLSLGEMGRLQDALKLFKKALSLDKHFDLADISKQIAQDLLKSIKEKKSKTQ; translated from the coding sequence ATGTTACAACAAGCATTTGATTTTGCAGATGAGGAAAATTTTGATGATGCTCTAAAACTATACAATTTGGCTCTAAAAAAAGACCCTGATAACATTAACGCTCTGGTGGACAAAGGTGTGACCTTACAAAATATGGGGAGACTCAAACAAGCTATTCGAACATATGACAAGGCACTTTTAATTTCGCCTAATTTTATTGATGCATTGCTAAACAAGGGTGCAGCATTGCATTCTGATCAAAAATATTCAGATGCTATAAAGTGCTATGATGCGGCACTAAAGATTGATAAAAAATGTGCCATGGCACTTGCTTACAAAGGGCTATCACTAGGGGAGATGGGGCGATTACAGGACGCTCTAAAACTTTTCAAAAAAGCACTCTCTCTAGACAAACATTTTGACTTGGCAGATATATCCAAGCAAATTGCTCAAGATCTATTGAAATCCATTAAAGAGAAGAAATCTAAAACACAGTAA
- a CDS encoding HD domain-containing protein — protein sequence MQQFASTHSMRNEILNLMVQKGIEDDCYVEMLDYTIDLFESQGLGTDYYGYHNINHELEVTYFSLLASSQNRIKFSDEDIKYLYVAALFHDFDPQKSVDKPHEESVLKFISMDKKLSELINTAKIDLEIIKVLILRTTYPWSGQLKKNAEEQITQCFENSDLTRNNLPYQEHVMAMGWYLSVVDRISGYALGDFSKAMEMAKMNAHALAWRPSLIVRSAVAYFEELLNKETEMAKAILKILPKEMRKNFFDTVLAFMKLRQQEITIQADCSYENVKLVPTIEAMSTRNDPKFIETLYEIFLQLPKPLQFQKENFENSVKDPEIVINTLRLNDKNGEIIGFSKGGPLEKYQLREEIRDENYGLGNTIFLEPLALKMGYWGLKGGSEMRHLFIMQAHSMKYKFLTSFALRDVIRARVDKEQAEFVTLFDPERWDYYRIII from the coding sequence TTGCAGCAATTTGCAAGTACACATTCAATGAGAAATGAAATTCTCAATCTAATGGTGCAAAAAGGGATTGAGGATGACTGCTATGTCGAGATGTTAGATTATACAATCGACCTCTTCGAAAGCCAAGGGCTTGGAACGGATTATTACGGATATCACAATATCAATCATGAATTAGAGGTAACTTATTTTTCACTTTTGGCATCCAGTCAAAATAGAATAAAATTCTCAGATGAAGATATAAAATATCTATATGTTGCAGCATTGTTTCATGATTTTGATCCTCAAAAAAGTGTAGATAAGCCCCACGAAGAAAGTGTTCTGAAATTTATCTCAATGGACAAAAAACTTAGCGAGTTGATAAATACTGCAAAAATTGATTTGGAAATAATCAAGGTCTTAATTTTAAGAACAACATATCCATGGAGCGGGCAGTTAAAGAAAAATGCAGAAGAGCAGATTACACAATGTTTCGAAAATTCAGATTTGACAAGAAACAATCTCCCATATCAAGAGCATGTAATGGCTATGGGATGGTATCTCTCAGTAGTGGACAGAATAAGCGGTTATGCTTTAGGAGATTTTTCAAAAGCGATGGAAATGGCAAAGATGAACGCACATGCGCTTGCTTGGAGACCATCATTAATAGTTAGAAGTGCAGTTGCATATTTTGAAGAATTACTGAATAAAGAAACAGAGATGGCAAAAGCAATTTTGAAGATTCTGCCAAAAGAGATGAGAAAGAATTTTTTCGACACTGTACTTGCATTTATGAAATTAAGACAGCAAGAAATTACAATTCAAGCAGATTGTTCCTATGAAAACGTCAAATTAGTACCAACAATAGAGGCAATGTCCACAAGAAATGATCCAAAATTCATCGAGACACTATATGAAATATTTTTACAGTTACCAAAGCCATTACAATTTCAAAAAGAGAATTTTGAAAATTCTGTAAAAGATCCAGAAATAGTTATCAACACCTTAAGATTGAATGATAAAAACGGTGAGATCATTGGTTTTTCAAAAGGAGGACCACTAGAAAAATATCAATTGCGTGAAGAGATTAGAGATGAGAATTACGGTTTAGGAAATACAATATTTTTAGAGCCTCTTGCATTAAAGATGGGGTATTGGGGTCTCAAAGGAGGAAGTGAGATGAGACATCTCTTCATAATGCAAGCACATTCTATGAAATACAAATTTCTAACAAGTTTTGCGTTAAGAGATGTAATTAGAGCAAGAGTAGACAAGGAGCAGGCAGAATTTGTCACATTGTTTGATCCTGAAAGATGGGATTACTATAGAATCATAATTTAG
- a CDS encoding MTH1187 family thiamine-binding protein, with product MIQAEVSIYPMATKTTSASFYIAKAIESIQKVENLRHQINPMGTILESGDIDVINGAVKTMMETVHNLGIARVEVVIKIDSRRDKHVKMEEKLDSIKKQMS from the coding sequence TTGATTCAAGCTGAAGTTTCAATATACCCAATGGCTACAAAGACTACAAGTGCTAGTTTTTACATTGCAAAGGCAATTGAATCAATTCAAAAAGTTGAGAATTTGAGACATCAGATTAATCCAATGGGGACAATTTTAGAATCAGGCGATATTGACGTAATCAATGGAGCGGTAAAAACGATGATGGAAACAGTTCACAATCTAGGAATTGCAAGAGTTGAAGTTGTAATCAAAATTGATTCAAGAAGAGACAAGCATGTAAAGATGGAAGAAAAACTAGATTCGATTAAAAAACAGATGAGTTAG
- a CDS encoding MqnA/MqnD/SBP family protein: MTSAFLLLQLMIGKFDYVEMNFSDIPEAVKSGKVDAGLVIHETQLSYEQEGNVKILDVGEWWDKTTNGLPVPLGINVMKTSLGMETIVKFDKYLQSSIEFGLENFKDAIDYAMQYSRGKPQDLIEKFVKMYVNQVTVNMGDPGEESIRRLFEMAKERKLVPDFELSIATK; the protein is encoded by the coding sequence ATGACATCTGCATTTTTGCTACTTCAACTAATGATTGGAAAATTTGATTATGTAGAGATGAATTTTAGCGATATTCCAGAAGCTGTAAAATCAGGCAAAGTGGATGCAGGTTTGGTAATTCATGAAACACAGCTGTCTTATGAGCAAGAAGGAAATGTAAAAATTTTAGATGTAGGGGAGTGGTGGGACAAAACAACAAACGGACTACCAGTTCCATTAGGAATCAACGTAATGAAAACATCCCTAGGAATGGAGACGATTGTAAAGTTTGACAAATACCTCCAATCATCAATAGAGTTCGGATTAGAGAATTTTAAGGACGCAATAGATTATGCAATGCAGTATTCTAGAGGAAAACCTCAAGACCTGATTGAAAAGTTTGTCAAAATGTATGTCAATCAAGTAACAGTCAACATGGGCGATCCTGGTGAAGAATCAATCAGGCGACTCTTTGAAATGGCTAAAGAGAGGAAATTAGTTCCAGACTTTGAACTCAGCATAGCCACCAAGTAA
- a CDS encoding radical SAM protein — MLEQLVGDSQALDRAIAGEELSYKDGLELMNYENQHILGAVADNTRKKLVGDTVTFAASYYMNYTNVCAASCQMCAFYRKEGADDAYTLTPQEIEQRVGIAEQMGATEVHIVGGFHPTLPLEYYEDMMKFIKQKHPQLNIKALTAAEIYFLSKLTKNSTKEILSRLKTAGLDSMPGGGAELFHPDIRDKIVRGKCTGQQWLDVIEEAHNMGIQSNVTMLYGHIEKPEHIIDHLIKIRELQKKTKGFLTLIPLKFSLDNTELEQQHLVNNECSSLYDLRIIALSRLMLANVVNNISVYWVAYGKKLAQVALSNGGSDLVGTAFSEEIYRAAGKPTASSVEELATMVKEIGRSPSQRNTHFGILKQF; from the coding sequence GTGTTAGAGCAGCTAGTTGGAGATTCTCAAGCTTTAGATCGTGCAATTGCAGGAGAAGAACTCTCATACAAAGATGGCCTTGAATTGATGAATTATGAAAATCAACACATTCTTGGAGCAGTAGCAGACAATACTCGAAAAAAACTAGTTGGAGATACAGTCACTTTTGCAGCATCCTACTACATGAATTACACAAATGTATGTGCTGCAAGTTGTCAAATGTGTGCTTTCTATAGAAAGGAAGGTGCAGATGATGCATATACGCTGACACCTCAAGAAATTGAGCAAAGAGTAGGAATTGCCGAGCAGATGGGTGCTACTGAAGTTCATATTGTTGGGGGATTTCATCCTACACTACCTTTAGAATATTATGAAGACATGATGAAATTTATCAAACAAAAACATCCTCAACTAAATATCAAAGCACTCACAGCAGCTGAAATTTACTTTTTATCAAAACTAACTAAAAATTCTACCAAGGAAATTCTTTCTCGTCTTAAAACTGCTGGACTTGATTCAATGCCCGGCGGCGGAGCTGAATTGTTTCATCCTGATATTCGTGATAAGATTGTAAGAGGAAAATGCACAGGTCAACAATGGCTTGATGTTATTGAAGAAGCCCATAATATGGGAATTCAAAGCAATGTGACAATGTTGTATGGTCATATAGAAAAACCTGAGCACATAATTGATCATCTCATAAAAATTAGAGAATTGCAAAAAAAGACAAAAGGATTTCTTACTTTGATTCCATTAAAATTTAGTTTAGATAATACTGAATTAGAACAACAACATCTGGTGAACAATGAATGCTCATCACTGTATGATTTGAGAATAATCGCACTGTCAAGATTGATGCTTGCAAATGTTGTAAACAATATTTCCGTTTACTGGGTTGCATATGGTAAGAAATTAGCACAAGTTGCACTATCTAATGGTGGAAGTGATTTGGTTGGAACTGCATTCTCTGAGGAAATTTATCGTGCAGCAGGAAAACCTACGGCTTCATCTGTAGAAGAATTAGCTACGATGGTAAAAGAAATTGGACGTTCCCCATCACAGAGGAATACTCACTTTGGAATTTTAAAACAATTCTAA
- a CDS encoding MqnA/MqnD/SBP family protein, protein MKISVGHTPDSDDAFMFYGMFTGKVPSPDFQVNHVIEDIEKLNRKATDPELDVTAVSVHACAYIPGYTILRSGGSFGIGYGPIVTAREQKSIDELKKAKLPFQEK, encoded by the coding sequence ATGAAAATTTCTGTAGGTCACACTCCAGACTCTGATGATGCATTCATGTTTTATGGAATGTTCACAGGAAAAGTTCCATCACCGGATTTTCAGGTAAATCATGTAATTGAAGACATTGAGAAATTAAATCGTAAAGCTACAGATCCAGAATTAGATGTAACTGCAGTTTCAGTTCATGCATGTGCATACATCCCAGGATACACCATACTGAGAAGTGGCGGAAGTTTTGGAATTGGATATGGACCTATTGTCACTGCAAGAGAACAAAAATCAATTGATGAATTAAAAAAGGCAAAATTGCCATTCCAGGAAAAATGA
- a CDS encoding tetratricopeptide repeat protein, with amino-acid sequence MGQIEELVKKGQTLLNEGKFDEALGCFEQALLLNQNDPDLWNYKGVALRSLGRYEESMDCFNKSLKIDPRDKHAS; translated from the coding sequence GTGGGCCAAATCGAAGAACTTGTAAAAAAAGGTCAAACTTTGTTAAATGAAGGAAAATTCGATGAAGCCCTGGGTTGTTTTGAGCAAGCACTACTTTTGAATCAAAATGATCCTGATCTTTGGAATTACAAAGGTGTGGCACTTCGGAGCTTGGGGCGATACGAGGAATCCATGGATTGCTTTAACAAATCGTTAAAAATTGATCCTAGAGATAAACATGCGTCATAA
- a CDS encoding DnaJ domain-containing protein translates to MKRFSVFLISIMILGASQIAHAQSNNLDMELEVTDEEKIILFSGFAIAVIGIFLFLARDIILRKKTSYDKEEHESKKEKTYEKYHSDWGDDYEELGTRKNTKQDKEFRDAALNNELPNYYEILGISNDATKEEIKLRFRELAKKTHPDKTKEDSEEEMIKLNKAYEVLSDEESRERYDKYLKVN, encoded by the coding sequence ATGAAACGATTCAGTGTTTTTCTAATATCAATAATGATTCTAGGGGCATCACAAATTGCTCATGCTCAGTCAAACAATCTAGATATGGAACTTGAAGTAACAGATGAGGAGAAAATTATTCTTTTTTCAGGTTTTGCCATTGCAGTAATTGGGATATTTTTATTTTTGGCAAGAGACATTATTCTTCGTAAAAAAACATCTTATGATAAGGAAGAACATGAATCAAAAAAGGAGAAAACCTATGAAAAATATCATTCAGATTGGGGAGACGATTATGAGGAATTGGGAACAAGAAAGAATACTAAACAAGATAAAGAATTTCGAGATGCTGCATTAAACAATGAACTTCCAAATTACTACGAGATACTAGGAATTTCAAATGATGCAACAAAAGAAGAGATTAAACTAAGGTTCAGGGAATTAGCAAAGAAAACTCATCCAGATAAAACAAAAGAAGATTCAGAAGAAGAGATGATTAAACTAAACAAAGCATACGAAGTGCTTTCAGATGAAGAGAGTAGAGAAAGATACGATAAATATCTCAAAGTAAATTAA